The following coding sequences are from one Bacteroidales bacterium window:
- the rsmG gene encoding 16S rRNA (guanine(527)-N(7))-methyltransferase RsmG — MELIIKYFPQLNANQIHQFEQLQPLYNEWNEKINIISRQDIQNLYLHHVLHSLSIARLIQFHKGTTVMDVGTGGGFPGLPLAIMFPLTDFYLIDSTGKKIKVVNEITKSLGLTNVVAEQKRVEEVHHTFDFIISRAVTNLTDFISLTKKNISPDSSNNITNGILYLKGDDALKEIKKIHAGKFMFDISQYFPEEYFLTKKIVYLYNL; from the coding sequence ATGGAACTCATAATAAAATATTTTCCACAACTCAACGCCAACCAAATACATCAGTTTGAGCAACTACAGCCTTTATATAATGAATGGAACGAAAAAATCAACATCATTTCCCGTCAGGATATTCAAAATCTTTATCTGCATCATGTTTTGCATTCATTAAGCATTGCAAGGCTGATTCAGTTCCATAAGGGAACCACCGTTATGGATGTAGGTACCGGCGGAGGTTTTCCGGGCTTACCACTTGCCATTATGTTTCCCCTGACAGATTTTTACCTTATAGATTCAACAGGAAAGAAAATAAAAGTGGTAAACGAGATTACAAAATCATTAGGGCTTACCAATGTTGTTGCCGAACAAAAAAGAGTTGAGGAAGTGCATCATACTTTTGATTTTATTATTTCCCGGGCCGTAACCAATCTGACAGACTTTATTAGTTTGACAAAAAAAAATATCAGTCCCGACAGCTCAAATAATATTACTAATGGCATCTTATACCTGAAAGGCGATGATGCCCTGAAAGAGATAAAAAAAATACATGCCGGAAAATTCATGTTTGATATATCTCAATATTTTCCTGAAGAATATTTCCTGACAAAAAAAATAGTTTATCTGTATAACTTGTAA
- a CDS encoding glycosyltransferase, which yields MPKIALVHDWFNEAGGAEKVVREILHCYPDADIFCLFDYFDTKNRNEYLKGKKTHTSFIQYIPFARKIYRNLFPLFPYAIESLNLKDYDVIISSSSCVAKGVKRKPDQLHISYCHSPARYAWDLKEDYLRVTNTRFTKAVLSHFFDKLRRWDLKSSDRVDYFIANSNFVYERIQKFFGHRSTVIYPPVNVEMKESALEKKDFYITVSRLVTYKNIDLIVEAFRQMPELKLEIAGEGPMKRKIIKNLPPNVTYLGYIDEDTKHLKISQARAFIAAATEDFGISVVEAQSYCTPVIIPSKGGYKETVNKNTGVFFHEQTVNEMVETIRAFHSGNTTFLFDNFKNNIQPFSTERFRNEFKTFVDDKIKQHFAGKQ from the coding sequence ATGCCTAAAATAGCTCTTGTACACGATTGGTTTAACGAAGCAGGAGGTGCCGAAAAGGTAGTAAGAGAGATTTTACATTGTTATCCTGATGCTGATATATTTTGTTTATTTGATTATTTTGATACAAAAAACCGTAACGAATATCTAAAAGGGAAAAAGACACATACAAGTTTTATTCAATATATCCCTTTTGCGCGAAAAATTTACCGTAATCTTTTTCCATTATTTCCATACGCAATTGAGAGCCTGAATTTAAAAGATTATGATGTAATAATATCATCATCTTCCTGCGTGGCTAAAGGAGTTAAGCGCAAACCAGACCAGTTGCACATTTCATATTGCCACAGCCCTGCACGTTATGCCTGGGACCTTAAAGAAGATTATTTGCGGGTAACAAATACAAGGTTTACAAAAGCTGTTTTGAGTCATTTTTTTGATAAATTGCGCCGCTGGGATTTAAAAAGCAGCGACAGGGTTGATTACTTTATTGCCAACTCAAATTTTGTGTATGAAAGAATTCAAAAGTTTTTCGGGCACAGAAGCACTGTTATTTACCCCCCTGTAAATGTTGAAATGAAAGAGTCAGCATTAGAAAAAAAAGATTTTTACATTACTGTATCACGCCTTGTAACCTATAAGAATATTGACCTTATCGTAGAAGCTTTCAGGCAAATGCCCGAATTAAAACTGGAAATTGCGGGTGAAGGGCCTATGAAACGTAAAATAATTAAAAACCTCCCTCCCAATGTTACATACCTTGGTTATATTGACGAAGATACAAAGCACCTAAAAATTTCACAGGCCAGAGCTTTCATTGCGGCAGCTACAGAAGATTTTGGCATATCGGTGGTGGAAGCTCAGTCGTATTGCACACCGGTTATAATTCCATCTAAAGGAGGTTACAAAGAAACTGTAAATAAAAATACAGGCGTTTTTTTTCATGAGCAGACAGTGAATGAAATGGTTGAAACCATCAGGGCTTTTCACTCAGGGAACACAACATTTCTTTTTGATAATTTTAAAAACAACATTCAGCCTTTCAGCACCGAAAGGTTTCGAAATGAGTTCAAGACTTTCGTAGATGATAAGATTAAGCAGCATTTTGCCGGAAAGCAATAA
- a CDS encoding O-antigen ligase family protein: protein MIRLSSILPESNNKARWLHLTTTLLFLALFAFPLFPFAVTNLILILVFFLTLIIYFIRPVPIGKKLLLNSIYIIPFIPYLLEFFISGFDPVAGFELEKKLFFFTAPLVLPLFLEVTKFSNYKLPMMIFSFSMTALAIYSVAALFIENSMFEPQAYENGAYLLRDRFQNYCGIHPTYFSIFAICAASFLCFKPVYKNKGFRIITIISACFLFAVVILLAVRASIFILAAFAVAWIVFKKFPLLKKTLLIITSLLLLVILTFSIPSLNKRFGEITSWISGNTDYNNTLSQREIITSCSLKVFSKNILSGTGSKNFQQELNNCYRDKGWPICVERNYNPHNQFLSIGINYGIFFMLLFIACLYFIFRKVIHHPEARYYTIAIIIIFFSESFLERQMGVYFFGLFSLLFYNINMQKSILSINWTPSVFI from the coding sequence ATGATAAGATTAAGCAGCATTTTGCCGGAAAGCAATAATAAAGCCAGGTGGCTGCATTTGACAACAACATTGCTTTTCCTGGCACTGTTTGCTTTTCCCTTATTTCCGTTCGCGGTAACAAATTTGATTTTAATTCTTGTATTTTTCCTGACGTTAATCATTTATTTCATCAGGCCTGTTCCTATTGGCAAAAAGCTATTGTTAAATAGTATTTATATAATTCCTTTCATCCCATACCTTCTGGAGTTTTTTATTTCCGGATTTGACCCGGTTGCAGGGTTTGAGTTAGAGAAAAAATTATTCTTTTTTACCGCTCCACTTGTATTGCCCTTATTTTTAGAAGTAACTAAATTCAGCAACTACAAGCTTCCCATGATGATATTCTCTTTCTCCATGACAGCCCTTGCTATTTATTCAGTTGCAGCCTTGTTTATTGAAAACAGCATGTTTGAACCACAAGCATATGAAAACGGAGCCTATTTACTGAGAGATCGCTTTCAGAATTATTGCGGCATACATCCGACATACTTTTCAATATTTGCCATTTGTGCCGCATCTTTTTTATGTTTTAAACCTGTTTATAAAAACAAAGGATTTCGCATCATTACGATAATTTCTGCATGTTTTCTCTTTGCTGTCGTTATTTTACTTGCTGTCCGAGCATCTATTTTTATTCTGGCTGCTTTTGCAGTTGCATGGATTGTTTTCAAGAAATTTCCATTGCTAAAAAAGACCTTGCTTATAATAACATCTTTATTGTTACTTGTAATTTTAACTTTTTCTATACCTTCGCTAAACAAGCGTTTCGGAGAAATCACCTCATGGATTTCAGGCAACACAGATTATAACAACACCCTTTCACAACGGGAAATTATTACATCCTGCTCGCTAAAAGTGTTTTCCAAAAATATTTTAAGCGGAACGGGAAGTAAAAACTTTCAGCAAGAACTTAATAATTGTTACAGAGATAAAGGCTGGCCCATTTGCGTTGAAAGAAATTACAACCCACATAATCAGTTTTTATCCATCGGGATAAATTATGGAATTTTCTTTATGTTGCTTTTTATCGCCTGCCTTTATTTTATTTTCAGAAAAGTAATTCACCATCCCGAAGCAAGATATTATACAATTGCCATAATAATCATATTTTTCAGTGAGTCTTTTCTTGAGAGACAGATGGGAGTTTATTTTTTCGGATTGTTCTCACTTCTTTTTTATAACATAAACATGCAAAAATCAATTCTTTCAATAAATTGGACACCCTCTGTTTTCATTTAA
- a CDS encoding site-specific integrase: MANIRIFLRTNRIILKDKHPVVLILTIEGKRKYFSLGGKNKGYACTQNEWDFEKNRFKKNHDKYKIKNQILDNLESQANDIFIKAEYDKIPVSFEYFTKQFSKKTKKYTVFTFFDEEIERLKKSGSLSYSDTFKATKSIINKFCDNENLKFTDVDYNFLKRFETYCFQHKAKSNTVSVYMRTFRTLFNSAIKNEICFEVSYPFKSRNNPNGYSLEHLNTETQKRAITLEQMKLIINYKVKKETDLFHAKNIFLFSFYAIGINFIDMANLKWNNIINNRIEYNRAKTGGQFSILIQPELKKIIDYYKKNKKSDYILPIFNDTHVTALQKYNRKKKMLRKFNSDLQTIAENLGIDFNITSYVSRHSWATIQKEKGTPTAIISEGLGHKTEAITQTYLKKFENSVLDEANRNLLKKLQQKRK, encoded by the coding sequence ATGGCAAATATAAGAATCTTTTTAAGAACAAACCGAATTATTTTAAAAGATAAACACCCGGTTGTTTTAATACTAACTATTGAGGGTAAAAGAAAATATTTTTCTCTTGGTGGTAAAAACAAAGGTTATGCCTGTACTCAAAATGAATGGGATTTTGAAAAAAACAGATTTAAAAAAAATCATGATAAGTACAAAATAAAAAATCAGATATTAGATAATTTAGAAAGTCAGGCAAATGATATTTTTATCAAAGCTGAATATGATAAAATACCAGTATCATTTGAGTATTTTACTAAGCAATTTTCAAAAAAAACAAAGAAATATACTGTATTTACTTTTTTTGATGAAGAAATTGAAAGGCTTAAAAAATCAGGTTCATTAAGTTATTCCGATACTTTCAAAGCTACAAAAAGTATTATCAATAAATTTTGTGATAATGAAAATCTTAAATTTACTGATGTAGATTATAATTTTCTTAAAAGGTTTGAAACATACTGCTTTCAGCATAAGGCAAAATCAAATACTGTTAGTGTATATATGCGAACTTTCCGAACTCTTTTTAATTCGGCAATAAAAAATGAAATTTGTTTTGAAGTATCCTACCCTTTTAAAAGTCGAAACAATCCAAACGGTTACAGCTTGGAACACCTGAATACTGAAACACAAAAAAGAGCAATTACACTGGAACAAATGAAACTAATAATAAATTATAAAGTAAAAAAAGAAACAGATTTATTTCATGCAAAAAACATTTTTCTTTTTAGTTTTTATGCAATAGGAATTAATTTTATTGATATGGCAAATCTTAAATGGAATAATATCATTAATAATAGAATTGAATACAACAGAGCTAAAACCGGGGGGCAATTTTCAATATTAATACAGCCGGAACTAAAAAAGATTATTGATTATTATAAGAAAAATAAAAAATCAGATTATATACTACCTATCTTTAATGATACTCATGTTACAGCTTTACAGAAATACAATAGAAAAAAGAAAATGCTAAGAAAATTTAATAGTGATTTGCAAACTATTGCAGAAAATTTAGGAATTGATTTTAATATTACTTCGTATGTAAGTCGTCATTCATGGGCTACCATACAAAAAGAAAAAGGCACACCCACTGCAATAATCAGCGAGGGCTTAGGACATAAAACAGAGGCAATAACACAAACTTACCTTAAGAAGTTTGAAAATTCCGTACTGGATGAAGCAAATAGAAATTTGCTTAAGAAATTACAGCAAAAACGAAAATAG
- a CDS encoding helix-turn-helix domain-containing protein — translation MENQNEILYSLLQEIKRDISEIKILIPGKANDDPVNDLGPIEMAMQITNLAKPTIYALTSKNEIPFIKKNRKLYFSKKDLLSWLSQGKQKTIQEATDQVNEYMSKNIKKRG, via the coding sequence ATGGAAAATCAAAATGAAATTCTTTATTCTTTGTTGCAGGAAATTAAAAGGGATATTTCAGAAATTAAAATATTGATACCCGGCAAAGCAAATGATGATCCGGTTAATGATTTAGGGCCTATTGAAATGGCAATGCAAATAACCAATCTTGCGAAACCTACCATTTACGCATTGACCAGTAAAAATGAAATACCTTTTATAAAGAAAAACAGAAAACTGTATTTTTCTAAAAAGGATCTGTTATCCTGGTTAAGCCAGGGTAAACAAAAAACAATCCAGGAAGCAACCGACCAGGTTAATGAGTACATGAGTAAAAACATTAAAAAGAGGGGTTAA
- a CDS encoding AAA family ATPase, whose translation MDYEIIDSIVKRNSNKIKIPEVIQEITGTDLLLNDIEKIPCLLDPIFQQTGIAGLAGSSDTGKSMLLRQFLIDLVTGNDNFLGFPIYSRYRSGIYVSSEDLYNETSYILKKQASRYKPEDLKELRFVFDIENLIEKLDSMLTNKKADVIIIDCFADVYGEELRDTSKIRQYLHKYQELAQKHECLIIFIHHSIKRTETLEPSKNNLNSGQGFESKMRVVIELRADNINPDKRHLCIVKANYLPASYKKESYVLEYDNDNFSFSNTGERILFEFLSKKTDSDQGKAKYEIAKELKAEGYTHEKIGKELGIAKSTVSKLFKKYENDVSNVSNGNK comes from the coding sequence ATGGACTATGAAATAATTGATTCGATTGTTAAGCGAAACTCTAATAAGATAAAGATTCCAGAGGTTATACAAGAAATTACAGGAACTGATTTATTACTTAATGATATAGAAAAAATACCATGCTTATTAGACCCGATATTTCAACAAACAGGAATTGCAGGTTTGGCAGGGAGTTCTGATACTGGAAAGAGTATGTTATTAAGACAATTTTTAATTGATTTAGTTACTGGAAATGATAATTTCTTAGGATTTCCGATATATTCGAGATACAGAAGCGGAATTTATGTTTCTTCAGAAGATTTGTATAATGAAACTTCATATATATTGAAAAAACAAGCAAGCCGATATAAGCCAGAGGATTTAAAAGAATTAAGATTTGTATTTGATATTGAAAATCTTATTGAGAAATTGGATTCAATGCTAACTAATAAAAAAGCTGATGTAATCATTATAGATTGTTTTGCTGATGTATATGGAGAGGAATTAAGAGATACTTCAAAAATCAGGCAGTATTTGCATAAATATCAGGAATTAGCACAAAAACATGAATGTTTAATAATATTTATTCACCATTCAATAAAAAGAACGGAAACCTTAGAACCAAGCAAAAATAATCTTAATAGCGGACAAGGGTTTGAATCAAAAATGAGGGTTGTAATTGAATTACGAGCGGACAATATAAACCCTGATAAAAGGCATTTATGTATTGTAAAAGCAAATTATTTGCCAGCCAGTTACAAAAAAGAAAGTTATGTCTTAGAGTATGATAATGATAATTTTTCCTTTTCAAACACCGGGGAGCGTATACTGTTTGAATTTTTATCGAAAAAAACTGATTCAGATCAGGGTAAGGCAAAATATGAGATAGCAAAGGAACTAAAAGCAGAGGGATATACTCATGAGAAAATTGGCAAAGAGTTAGGTATTGCAAAGAGTACAGTTTCAAAATTATTTAAAAAATATGAAAATGATGTTTCCAATGTTTCCAATGGAAACAAATGA
- a CDS encoding RimK family alpha-L-glutamate ligase translates to MNILVLSGSSQKKLVETAEKRKHYIEVFDPVDFNIYLSDNPKGWDALYHNENEKLKAKNWDCVITRIGTNRDYACQVLIQLQVNMHKWSLQSAWAINTCANKIKTAQICSANKIKVPKQWYAVQPKNIAFMIEKLGGLSVILKEISGSKGANIILLESPLQTNLTLESYYKKGVKFILQEYLNNGGKDQRHIVVGDKVVCSMERQAPKNDIRANVSLEGTAKKITASKEVEKICVDAVASIPGLNFAGVDIIEHQDNNYLIEINSNPGTHIIEVTGHNYFEDILDFCEKHHKDKQDVANSSAQEKQEFIEDFNAQMVSCGLKLSQI, encoded by the coding sequence ATGAATATACTTGTATTGTCCGGCAGTAGCCAAAAGAAATTGGTCGAAACTGCAGAAAAAAGAAAACATTATATTGAAGTATTCGACCCCGTGGACTTCAATATTTATTTAAGTGATAATCCTAAAGGCTGGGATGCACTCTATCACAATGAAAATGAAAAGCTGAAGGCGAAAAACTGGGACTGTGTGATAACCAGGATAGGAACTAACAGAGATTATGCCTGCCAGGTTTTGATTCAATTACAAGTCAATATGCACAAATGGAGCTTGCAAAGTGCCTGGGCCATCAATACATGTGCTAATAAGATTAAAACGGCTCAAATATGCTCTGCTAATAAAATCAAAGTGCCTAAACAATGGTATGCAGTACAACCTAAAAACATTGCATTTATGATTGAAAAGCTTGGGGGCTTAAGCGTTATCTTGAAGGAAATTAGCGGCTCAAAAGGTGCAAATATCATTTTATTGGAATCCCCGCTACAAACCAATTTAACATTGGAATCGTATTATAAAAAAGGTGTGAAATTTATACTGCAGGAATATCTTAACAACGGCGGGAAGGACCAGCGTCATATTGTGGTGGGTGATAAAGTGGTCTGCTCGATGGAGCGACAGGCCCCGAAAAATGACATCAGGGCAAATGTCAGTTTAGAAGGCACGGCGAAAAAAATAACAGCAAGTAAAGAAGTAGAAAAAATTTGTGTTGATGCCGTTGCTTCAATACCAGGGTTAAACTTTGCCGGTGTTGATATTATCGAACATCAAGACAACAATTATTTAATCGAAATTAATAGCAACCCAGGCACGCACATTATTGAAGTAACCGGACATAATTACTTTGAAGATATTTTGGACTTTTGCGAAAAACATCACAAAGACAAACAAGATGTTGCAAACTCATCAGCTCAGGAAAAGCAGGAATTTATTGAAGATTTTAACGCTCAAATGGTTTCGTGTGGTCTTAAACTTTCGCAAATATGA